GAACCCGCTGCTCTGGCCAAGCGAGTCCCGGAACTTGAGGTAATCGCTCGGCGTCATGGTGGCGAGGATGTTCCAGGACTGAATCAGCTGTTCCTGGATGCGGGCGATGCGGCTGATCATCTTGAACGCCGGGCCAAGCTCATCCCGGCGGATCTGTTCCATGGCGCCAGTCAGTTCATGGATCGATAGCTTCATCCACAGTTCGGAGGCCTGATGAATGATGATAAACATCATCTCGTCATGCTGGTCGCTGCGCAGGGTCTGGCAGTCGAGCAACTTGTCGAGACCAAGATACTGGCCGTAGCTGACATCCTGGTCCCAGTGGATATCTTCCCCGGTCAGGTCGACAGCGCCGGGTTTGTAAGTCTCACTCATCAGGTTCCCCTCTGATTGCCCAATCAGGCTGCTTTGCCCGCCCGGTTGCGCACACGGCCCGCCTCAATGATTTCCTCGGCCAGTTCGTCGGCAATCACATTGGTCGGGCGGTTCTCTTCGTCCGAGCGACGATAGATGGTCATCAGGGTATTGTAAATATTGGACACTTTTTCACGCACCCAATCCACATCATATTTGCCGCGCGCCTCGGCGGAGACATTGATGATGCCGCCAGCGTTGATCACATAGTCGGGTGCATAGAGGATACCGCGCTCTTTCAGCATACGGCCGTGTTCGTCGCGGGCCAGCTGGTTATTGGCGGCCCCGGCAACAATCGCGGTTTTCAGGGTGGGAATGGTATCGTCATTCAATACCGCGCCCAAGGCGCAGGGCGCCAGCACATCACAGTCCACCGACAGGATTTCAGCGGGGGCAACGACCGTGGCGCCGAATTCGGCGACCGCGCGGTCGATGGACGGCTGGTGAATGTCCGACACCACCAGTTTCGCCCCGGCTTCATGCAGGAAGCGGCACAGGTAATACCCCACATGACCCAGGCCCTGGACGGCAACGGTCATGCCGTCCATGTCTTCCTTGCCCAACTTGTATTTGACAGCGGCGCGAATGCCATTGAAGACGCCCTCGGCGGTAAAGGGAGACGGATCGCCGGAGGCATGTTCGCCTTCGCTGAGGCCGATCACGTGGCTGGTTTCCCGGGCGACGGTTTCCATATCTTCCACGGAAATACCAACGTCTTCCGCAGCAATATATTTACCTCCCAGGCTTTCCACCATGCGACCGAAGGCGCGGAACATTTCCTCGCTCTTGTCGCTGTGGGGATTGCCGATAATGACGGATTTACCGCCGCCCAGGTCCAGACCGGCCACGGCATTCTTGTAGCTCATGCCGCGGGAAAGACGAAGCACATCGGCGATGGCGTCCATTTCATTGTCATAGGGCCACATGCGACAACCACCGGCCGCCGGGCCGAGGGTGGTGTCGTGCATGGCGATAATCGCCTTCATGCCGGTTTCCTTGTCGTGCAGGTAAACAAGCTGTTCGTGTCCTTTGAACTGGTTTGCTTCGATCATCACTCTGACTTTCTCTTTTGGTGCAGATTTGCGGTTTGTGTGCCCGGCATTCAGGCCGGGATTTTCTCTTCGGTTTTGGCAGCAGAAGAAACGGCGCCGGTTTCCAGGTCACTCAACAGACCGGCAAGCTTCTCTTTCTGTTCGTGGAGGTTGCGCTCCTTGACATGGCCATAGCCGCGGATGTCTTTCGGGAAAGAGGCAATGTCCACGCACAGCTGGTAATTATCTTTATTCAGCCGCTTCATGATCTCTTCCACCACCAGCTGATATTCCCTGATCAGCTGGCGCTCCTGGCGACGCTCCTCGGTATAACCGAAAATATCGAGGGCAGTGCCGCGCAGGCCCTTGAATTTGGCCAGCACACCGAAAGCTTTCAGCATCCAGGGTCCGAACTCGCGTTTTTTCGGCAGACCGGTGGCCTTGTCCTTCTTCTCCAGGATCGGCGGGGCCAGATGGAACTGCAGCTTGTAGTCGCCCTCAAACTGGGCTTCCAGCTTTTTCAGGAACTTGCCGTTGCTGTACAGCCGCGCCACTTCATACTCATCCTTGTAAGCCATCAGCTTGTGGTAGAAACGGGCCACGGCCTCGCTGAGATCGCCCACCCGACCAAATAACTCAGACTCTCTCGCCCGCACCCGGTTCACCAGGTCGGTATATTTGCGGGCATAGGCCGCATTCTGGTAGGCGGTCAGGTAATTCTCCCGCTTCTCAATCACCTCATCCAGGGTATCAGCGATATGTTCGTGGCTGGACGGATCCAGCAGCGGACGGACCACCTCTTCCACCTGTTCCGGAGCATGGGCGGCCAGCCGGCCGCAGGCAAAGGTTTTCAGGTTCTGCTCCACGGCGACGCCGTTGAGTTCGATGGCCCGTTTCAGGGACTCATAGCCCAGCGGAATCAGGCCCTTCTGCCAGGCATAGCCCAGCATGAAGATATTGGTAGCGATGGAATCGCCCAGCAGATGGGTGGCAATTTCTGTGGCTTCAATGAAGTAACGACCGTCGTCCTTGGTGTGCTCGGCAATGGCTTTCTTCAGCGCCTCTTCCTTGAAGTCGATATTGTTGTGCTCGACGAAGGACGACACCGGGATCCGGTGCGCATTGATCACCGCACGGGTCTTGTTCTTCTGGATGGCCTCTACAGCCTGCGGGCTTGCCGCCACCACCATGTCGCAGGCCAGCAGCAGATGCGCACCGCCGGTCAGGATATGCGGGGTGCGCAGTTCATTCATATCCGGACCAAGCCGCACATGGGACAGCACCGCGCCGCCCTTCTGCGCAAGGCCGGCCATATCCAGGATCGAGCTGGCCTTGCCTTCCACATGGGCCGCCATGCCAAGCAGCGCGCCGATGGTCAGCACGCCGGTGCCGCCAACACCGGACACCATAATGTTATAGGCATGCTCCAGTTCCGGAACGGCCGGCTCGGGAATATGCTCCAGCAGCGCTTCAAAGCCGGTGGCCCTGGTCTTACGCAGCTTGCCGCCGTAGACACTGACGAAGGACGGGCAGAAGCCGTTTACACAGCTGTAGTCCTTGTTGCAGCTCGACTGGTTGATGGTGCGCTTGCGGCCATACTCGGTTTCCAGCGGCTCGACAGAGACGCAGTTGGATTTCACGGAACAATCGCCGCAGCCTTCGCAGACCGCGTCGTTGATGAACACCCGGCGATCCGGGTCTGGGAACAGGCCGCGCTTGCGGCGACGGCGTTTTTCCGCCGCACAGGTCTGGTCGTAAATGATGACCGTGCAGCCTTCGGTGTTACGGGCTTCTTCCTGAATGGCGGGCAGCTCGTCCCGGTGCAGCACCGGAATATGGGCCGGAATACCACTGCGGTCGTCATAGCGGCTCAGGTCCTCGGTCAGGAT
The DNA window shown above is from Emcibacter nanhaiensis and carries:
- a CDS encoding Glu/Leu/Phe/Val dehydrogenase dimerization domain-containing protein, encoding MIEANQFKGHEQLVYLHDKETGMKAIIAMHDTTLGPAAGGCRMWPYDNEMDAIADVLRLSRGMSYKNAVAGLDLGGGKSVIIGNPHSDKSEEMFRAFGRMVESLGGKYIAAEDVGISVEDMETVARETSHVIGLSEGEHASGDPSPFTAEGVFNGIRAAVKYKLGKEDMDGMTVAVQGLGHVGYYLCRFLHEAGAKLVVSDIHQPSIDRAVAEFGATVVAPAEILSVDCDVLAPCALGAVLNDDTIPTLKTAIVAGAANNQLARDEHGRMLKERGILYAPDYVINAGGIINVSAEARGKYDVDWVREKVSNIYNTLMTIYRRSDEENRPTNVIADELAEEIIEAGRVRNRAGKAA
- a CDS encoding indolepyruvate ferredoxin oxidoreductase family protein, with product MKKDLISLDDKYMLESGSAFMSGTQALVRIPIVQRWRDQAAGLNTAGFISGYRGSPLGGYDQAIMKAKKILDANDVHFQPGLNEELAATAVWGTQQVNIFKGANYDGVFGIWYGKGPGVDRTGDTFRHANAAGTSPHGGVLAIAGDDHSAKSSTLPHQSDHSFYATMLPMLYPTDIQEFVEYGLLGIAMSRYSGCWTAFKVTSETAETTATVDLSREQREILFPDATEFEMPPGGVHIRPNDVWKEQDYRLQRYKLFAALAFVKKNKVDQIVMDSSKPRFGIITSGKSYGDVRQALFELGIDQDVAEQIGLRVYKVGMPWPLEPDGVRNFCTGLEEILIVEEKRELIENQLKQQLFNMPADIRPRVVGKYDEKGQWLLPPENGLSVGLITHVIADRISRFYRNEHIEERLEFFNRREDMQKNYATPLARTPYFCSGCPHNTSTKVPEGSRAAAGIGCHIMALWMDRNTSTFTQMGGEGVPWVGQAPFTKEKHIFANLGDGTYFHSGVLAVRQSIAAGVNITYKILYNDAVAMTGGQPHDGQLTVPGIASQMAGEGAKKIWILTEDLSRYDDRSGIPAHIPVLHRDELPAIQEEARNTEGCTVIIYDQTCAAEKRRRRKRGLFPDPDRRVFINDAVCEGCGDCSVKSNCVSVEPLETEYGRKRTINQSSCNKDYSCVNGFCPSFVSVYGGKLRKTRATGFEALLEHIPEPAVPELEHAYNIMVSGVGGTGVLTIGALLGMAAHVEGKASSILDMAGLAQKGGAVLSHVRLGPDMNELRTPHILTGGAHLLLACDMVVAASPQAVEAIQKNKTRAVINAHRIPVSSFVEHNNIDFKEEALKKAIAEHTKDDGRYFIEATEIATHLLGDSIATNIFMLGYAWQKGLIPLGYESLKRAIELNGVAVEQNLKTFACGRLAAHAPEQVEEVVRPLLDPSSHEHIADTLDEVIEKRENYLTAYQNAAYARKYTDLVNRVRARESELFGRVGDLSEAVARFYHKLMAYKDEYEVARLYSNGKFLKKLEAQFEGDYKLQFHLAPPILEKKDKATGLPKKREFGPWMLKAFGVLAKFKGLRGTALDIFGYTEERRQERQLIREYQLVVEEIMKRLNKDNYQLCVDIASFPKDIRGYGHVKERNLHEQKEKLAGLLSDLETGAVSSAAKTEEKIPA